A genomic region of Desulfosarcina ovata subsp. ovata contains the following coding sequences:
- a CDS encoding DUF1799 domain-containing protein, whose translation MPENYEAFDLWMAVQTQWRAGGFGIIGLDYNTLYHEADRLEIDLSPCMMSKIKALEASTLRKAHAERDDNRSAETQGQSKG comes from the coding sequence ATGCCGGAAAATTACGAAGCTTTCGATCTTTGGATGGCTGTTCAAACCCAGTGGCGGGCCGGCGGCTTCGGAATAATCGGGCTCGACTATAACACCCTCTACCATGAGGCTGATCGCCTGGAAATCGACTTGAGTCCCTGCATGATGTCCAAAATTAAGGCGCTGGAAGCGTCCACACTGAGGAAAGCCCATGCTGAACGCGACGATAATCGGAGCGCAGAAACTCAAGGCCAATCTAAAGGCTGA
- a CDS encoding phage tail tube protein: MGQALGSKSRLVMDFEDSFKTEPGTPAGMVMPINTFSLKSSRTKNTAQTITGSRNPVKPFDGNLSDSGEGVVPVDSQAFGWWLRAMFGAPTTTGTSPYTHVFKVGDSMPSMVMEVRFQDKTASVLTYAKHNGCKISSFNMSVGGDDELTAKVGIEAATETIGSTAYDSDPTVLSLNRFNNYQATIEEGGASIADVTAMDFTIDFGLDTDVYTIGDGGTRGQIPEGILSVTGSITALFNSDTLLNKAINSTESSLKLTFTSGADSLEFAFNELEFERQTPSIDGPKGVLITLPFVAFYDDDAAASVVTATLINTVETYA, from the coding sequence ATGGGACAGGCACTTGGTTCAAAATCACGCCTTGTCATGGATTTCGAAGATAGTTTCAAAACCGAACCCGGCACACCCGCCGGGATGGTCATGCCCATTAACACGTTCAGTTTGAAATCCAGCCGGACAAAGAACACCGCGCAAACCATCACGGGATCACGAAACCCTGTGAAACCGTTCGACGGTAATCTCTCCGATTCCGGTGAAGGTGTGGTCCCCGTCGATTCACAGGCATTCGGTTGGTGGCTCCGGGCCATGTTCGGCGCACCGACCACGACCGGAACAAGCCCGTATACGCATGTTTTTAAAGTTGGCGACTCCATGCCGTCCATGGTCATGGAAGTGCGCTTCCAGGACAAAACGGCAAGCGTTCTCACCTATGCCAAGCATAACGGCTGCAAGATCAGTAGCTTTAACATGAGCGTTGGTGGTGACGACGAATTGACCGCCAAAGTCGGCATCGAGGCTGCCACCGAAACCATCGGCAGCACGGCCTATGATTCGGATCCGACGGTTCTTTCACTCAACCGGTTCAACAATTACCAAGCCACCATCGAAGAGGGCGGGGCCAGTATTGCCGATGTGACAGCCATGGACTTCACCATCGACTTTGGTCTGGACACTGACGTTTATACTATCGGTGATGGTGGCACGCGGGGTCAGATTCCCGAGGGGATTCTTTCGGTGACCGGCAGTATCACGGCGCTTTTTAATTCCGATACCCTGTTGAATAAAGCGATCAACAGCACCGAATCGAGTCTGAAACTCACATTTACCAGTGGTGCCGATTCCCTGGAATTCGCATTCAACGAGCTTGAATTCGAGCGTCAGACCCCGAGCATCGACGGCCCGAAAGGCGTATTGATTACCCTGCCGTTTGTGGCTTTCTATGACGATGACGCGGCCGCAAGTGTAGTGACCGCAACTCTTATCAATACTGTCGAAACCTACGCATAG
- a CDS encoding major capsid protein, which yields MLDPFTSSDAFSMTSLTRAINILPNNYGRVREMNLMPGKGVRTRTIAVEEKNGVLNLLQTQPVGSPGLQNSRGKRTVRNFTIPHIPLDDVIMPESYQGVRAFGSENDLTGIAQVVNDVLQTMRNKHAITLEHLRMGALKGIILDADATTLYNLYTEFGISQKTVSFAMATSTTDIPAKCRAVSRHIEDNLKGEVMSGVHCLCSETFFDGLVGHDSVKEAYLNWSAAAERIGEDTRKGFKFQGITFEEYRGTADDIDGNARAFITAGDAHFFPVGTMSTFETLFAPADFNETANTLGLELYAHQEPRKHNRGVDLHTQSNPLPICYRPGVLVKGTYA from the coding sequence ATGCTTGATCCTTTTACCAGTTCCGATGCTTTCAGCATGACCAGCTTGACGCGGGCCATTAACATCTTGCCGAACAATTACGGCCGGGTCCGCGAAATGAACCTCATGCCCGGCAAGGGTGTCCGTACCCGGACCATTGCCGTGGAAGAGAAAAACGGCGTTCTGAACCTGCTCCAGACTCAGCCGGTGGGTTCCCCCGGGCTTCAGAACTCCAGGGGCAAGCGTACTGTGAGAAACTTCACCATTCCGCACATCCCGCTTGATGACGTGATCATGCCCGAATCCTATCAGGGTGTCCGGGCCTTCGGGTCCGAAAACGATCTGACCGGCATCGCACAGGTGGTCAACGACGTGCTCCAAACGATGCGGAACAAGCACGCTATCACCCTTGAGCATCTGCGCATGGGCGCCTTGAAGGGGATCATTCTGGATGCGGATGCGACCACGCTTTACAACCTTTATACGGAATTCGGCATCAGCCAGAAGACCGTCAGCTTCGCCATGGCCACAAGCACAACCGACATCCCCGCCAAATGCCGCGCGGTCTCCCGCCATATCGAAGATAATCTGAAGGGCGAAGTCATGAGCGGTGTTCACTGCCTTTGCTCAGAGACCTTCTTCGATGGTCTGGTCGGTCACGATTCCGTCAAAGAGGCTTACCTGAATTGGTCAGCCGCCGCTGAACGAATCGGCGAGGATACCCGCAAAGGCTTCAAATTCCAGGGCATCACATTTGAAGAGTACCGGGGCACCGCCGATGATATCGACGGCAACGCCCGTGCCTTCATCACTGCCGGGGATGCACACTTCTTCCCCGTGGGGACAATGAGCACTTTCGAGACGCTGTTCGCCCCGGCGGACTTTAACGAAACCGCCAACACGCTGGGCCTTGAACTGTACGCCCATCAGGAGCCACGTAAGCATAACCGTGGCGTGGATCTGCACACCCAGAGCAACCCGCTGCCGATCTGCTACCGGCCTGGCGTGCTGGTCAAGGGAACCTACGCGTAA
- a CDS encoding head decoration protein, translating to MSSITESNYLDDFLKWESDKNYSREKVTIASGNSISCGEVLGIVTASGKYAAFDQDGADGTETAAGIAIADYDASEADVEGVAIVRDAIVIEDNLTFPSDIETAEQATAMASLKTAGIIAAEEG from the coding sequence ATGAGTTCAATCACCGAATCCAATTATCTGGACGACTTCTTGAAGTGGGAATCCGACAAGAATTATTCCCGGGAGAAAGTTACCATCGCCTCCGGCAACTCCATTTCATGTGGTGAAGTGCTTGGCATCGTCACCGCCTCCGGCAAGTACGCGGCATTCGATCAGGACGGCGCTGATGGAACTGAGACCGCCGCCGGCATCGCCATTGCTGATTATGACGCCAGCGAAGCCGATGTCGAGGGCGTGGCCATCGTCCGGGACGCTATCGTCATCGAAGACAATCTGACCTTTCCGTCCGATATTGAAACCGCCGAACAGGCCACGGCCATGGCCAGCTTGAAAACCGCCGGCATTATCGCCGCCGAGGAGGGATAA
- a CDS encoding S49 family peptidase has product MIFTQLLLETAGLSGFPIDATGTAAPHDGATAVLDIFGPLVHRNGGLMGWIQGEGAAYEDIRAFLSDALADDSVDQVVLNIDSPGGEVAGVFDLADLIYNSRGIKPITAIANESALSAAYLIASAADKVYLSRTASVGSIGVMALHVDQSGAEEKAGLKFTPIYAGERKNDFSPHGPLGEAAFKLAQEKINTTYDLFVQTVARNRGLSESAIRQTEAGIYTGAEAVKLGLADEIQSFNKLVSRGESMSLKTDIRTLLAGKQPDEIAEAMAGVGFVPTDANAQQTDQAKEILSIAELAGVTDLSFVMGMINSGTTPEQARQKILEAKADAAQKSIFSTVSATGIGDVNPLLQDANRRAGKEGK; this is encoded by the coding sequence ATGATTTTTACTCAGCTTTTGCTCGAAACCGCCGGCCTGTCCGGTTTTCCGATCGATGCCACCGGCACCGCTGCCCCACACGACGGCGCCACGGCCGTGCTCGATATCTTCGGCCCTTTGGTGCACCGCAACGGCGGCCTCATGGGCTGGATTCAGGGCGAGGGGGCCGCCTATGAGGACATCCGGGCCTTTCTCTCCGATGCCCTGGCAGACGATTCCGTCGATCAGGTCGTCTTGAATATCGACTCGCCTGGCGGTGAAGTGGCAGGCGTGTTTGACCTGGCGGACCTTATTTATAATAGCCGGGGGATCAAGCCGATCACGGCCATCGCCAACGAAAGCGCCTTGTCCGCCGCCTACCTGATCGCCAGCGCCGCCGATAAGGTCTATCTCTCCCGTACTGCCAGTGTGGGCTCGATTGGCGTAATGGCCTTGCATGTGGATCAGTCCGGGGCCGAGGAAAAGGCCGGCCTCAAATTTACGCCGATTTATGCCGGCGAGCGCAAGAATGATTTCAGCCCCCACGGTCCGTTGGGCGAAGCCGCTTTTAAACTTGCACAAGAAAAGATCAACACCACTTACGATCTATTCGTTCAAACGGTCGCCAGGAACCGGGGTTTATCCGAATCAGCCATCCGGCAGACCGAAGCTGGCATCTATACCGGCGCCGAAGCCGTGAAGCTCGGCCTTGCCGATGAAATACAATCTTTCAACAAACTTGTTTCAAGAGGTGAATCAATGAGTCTTAAAACCGACATTCGGACTCTCTTAGCGGGCAAACAGCCTGACGAGATCGCCGAAGCCATGGCGGGTGTGGGCTTTGTTCCCACCGATGCCAACGCCCAACAGACCGACCAGGCCAAAGAGATTTTGTCCATCGCCGAGCTGGCCGGGGTTACCGACCTGTCTTTTGTGATGGGCATGATCAATTCCGGGACCACACCGGAGCAAGCCCGGCAGAAGATCCTGGAAGCCAAAGCCGATGCGGCACAGAAATCGATTTTTTCCACGGTATCGGCCACCGGTATTGGAGACGTCAACCCGCTTCTCCAGGATGCCAACCGCCGGGCCGGAAAGGAAGGTAAATAA
- a CDS encoding phage portal protein, translated as MAGFLKIVDQHGRRIPMRAASYQGHFEGATFGRRFGNWGLSSAGPDASMFNSLGTLRARSRELVRNEPLITGGLDTLVAYIVGSGINPRWELEDAEIKRSLQQLWADWTMEADHDGVADFYGLQSLATRCMVESGEVLIRFIPQKPGTMPVPLKIQVLEPDHLDEAYNTQAPNGNEIRMGIEFSPEGRRVAYHMYREHPGESYLSSTPGEKIRVPASEVLHIYRPLRPGQKRGRPWLSSVIAIIRELNQYLDAEQVRKKAAAMFGGFITAPAGEVDNIPSVFGQDSTDTTDDMGAQIMALEPGTFPALPPGMDVKFSEPADVGNSYAPFVKHQERRIARGFGGLTYEKLSGDLSDSNYTSLRSGDKTFQRQCLQIINHVVVYQMCAPVLRYWLNTAVLSRAINLPGFRENRQKYYRVKWCHEGFPMTDPLKDGQAEDNAIKAGRKSRSESVAERGRDVEAVDSEIASDQDRADGLGLKFDTDVRNASK; from the coding sequence ATGGCTGGTTTCCTGAAAATAGTTGACCAGCATGGCCGCCGGATTCCAATGCGGGCCGCATCCTATCAGGGCCATTTTGAGGGCGCTACCTTCGGTCGGCGTTTCGGCAACTGGGGCTTGTCCAGTGCCGGGCCTGATGCCAGCATGTTCAACAGCCTGGGTACGCTTCGGGCACGGTCCCGTGAGCTGGTGCGTAACGAACCGTTGATCACCGGCGGGCTTGACACGCTGGTGGCCTACATCGTCGGAAGCGGCATCAATCCCCGTTGGGAACTTGAAGACGCCGAGATCAAACGCTCCCTGCAACAGTTGTGGGCCGACTGGACCATGGAAGCCGATCACGACGGCGTGGCCGATTTTTACGGACTCCAAAGCCTTGCTACCCGCTGCATGGTCGAATCCGGGGAAGTGCTGATTCGGTTCATCCCTCAGAAACCGGGCACCATGCCCGTGCCGTTAAAAATCCAGGTACTTGAACCCGATCACCTGGATGAAGCGTATAACACCCAAGCGCCGAACGGCAACGAGATCAGGATGGGCATCGAGTTCTCACCCGAGGGCCGCCGGGTTGCCTATCACATGTATCGGGAACATCCTGGCGAGTCCTATCTCTCCAGCACACCCGGCGAAAAGATTCGCGTCCCGGCATCTGAAGTGCTCCACATCTATCGACCGCTTCGTCCAGGTCAAAAGCGTGGCCGTCCATGGCTTTCAAGCGTGATCGCTATTATCCGTGAGCTGAATCAGTATCTTGACGCCGAACAGGTCCGCAAGAAGGCCGCCGCGATGTTTGGCGGCTTCATCACTGCCCCGGCGGGAGAGGTCGATAACATCCCGTCTGTGTTCGGGCAGGACTCCACCGACACCACCGACGATATGGGTGCCCAGATCATGGCGTTGGAACCCGGGACTTTTCCAGCCTTGCCGCCGGGTATGGACGTGAAGTTCTCAGAACCCGCAGACGTTGGCAATTCCTATGCGCCGTTTGTGAAGCATCAGGAGCGCCGTATAGCCCGAGGCTTCGGTGGCCTGACCTACGAAAAACTTTCCGGCGATCTCTCTGACAGTAATTACACGTCGCTACGGTCCGGGGATAAAACGTTCCAGCGCCAGTGCCTACAGATCATCAACCATGTGGTTGTTTATCAGATGTGCGCTCCGGTCCTTCGCTATTGGCTCAATACGGCCGTTCTGTCCAGGGCAATAAATTTGCCTGGATTCCGAGAAAATCGACAGAAGTACTACCGAGTCAAATGGTGCCATGAAGGCTTCCCGATGACCGATCCGCTAAAGGACGGGCAGGCCGAGGACAATGCGATCAAGGCCGGCCGGAAGTCACGATCTGAATCTGTTGCAGAACGCGGGCGGGACGTCGAGGCGGTGGACTCTGAGATTGCCAGCGATCAGGACCGGGCCGACGGCCTGGGCCTCAAATTTGACACCGACGTCAGGAACGCATCAAAATGA
- a CDS encoding phage terminase large subunit family protein: MLSDSAKAVYARAIATWAPPPVLSLSQWADQHAFLSPESAAEPGKWHTLPYQRGIMDAITDPSVERITMMKSARVGYTKIVNHAIGYHIHQDPCPILLVQPTIEDAQGYSKDEIAPMVRDTPVLRPLVADARTRDSDNTILKKSFPGGTLIMVGANSPRGFRRISARIVLFDEVDGYPPGGAGSEGDQIMLGIRRSEYYWNRKIVLGSTPTVAGISRIEDSFKSSDQRHYFVPCPFCGHMQVLRWKGIKWPPGEPEKAAYECESCQQLIPHSRKRWMVEHGEWRATKPFNGHAGFHIWAAYSYSPNATWAKLAEEREQVGKDRQKLQTFINTVLGESWEDRGSQPDWTVLKARCEPYQPMTIPHGGYVLTCGVDCHKNRLNVIIRAWGEAEESWLVYAGEIFGDIATDAPWNELDALINRPFRHVSCADLHVVYAAIDSGDFSQIVYNFSRTRAPRVFPVKGQSQANKPILGRPTNQDINYNGRIIKNGIQLWPVGSSNAKTTIYSRLQLTEGPGSYHWYIGASDDYFEQLTGEKQITTYSNGYPVQVWKMIRDNHFLDCEVYAYAAAIRAGVQRIDFNSIQLPQRQPEQVQNSHNKKRPVPTVARSKWMSR, from the coding sequence ATGCTAAGTGATTCAGCCAAAGCCGTCTATGCCCGTGCAATTGCCACCTGGGCACCGCCGCCGGTCTTGTCTCTATCCCAGTGGGCTGACCAGCATGCTTTCCTCTCACCTGAGTCGGCTGCCGAGCCCGGGAAATGGCACACCCTGCCATATCAACGCGGCATCATGGATGCGATAACCGATCCATCGGTCGAGCGTATCACTATGATGAAATCTGCCCGCGTTGGCTACACCAAGATTGTGAATCACGCGATCGGTTATCATATACACCAAGATCCTTGCCCTATCCTTTTGGTGCAACCGACCATTGAGGACGCGCAGGGCTATAGTAAGGACGAAATCGCCCCCATGGTGAGGGATACGCCAGTTCTCCGCCCATTGGTGGCCGATGCCCGCACCCGTGACAGTGATAACACAATTCTGAAAAAATCATTCCCTGGCGGGACCTTAATAATGGTCGGCGCGAACTCTCCCCGAGGTTTCCGCCGGATCAGTGCTCGGATAGTTCTTTTCGATGAAGTGGATGGCTACCCACCTGGAGGGGCCGGCAGTGAAGGTGATCAGATCATGCTCGGCATCCGGCGGTCAGAATATTACTGGAATAGAAAGATCGTTCTCGGAAGTACTCCGACCGTTGCCGGCATCAGTCGAATCGAGGACAGTTTCAAATCGAGTGACCAGCGCCACTATTTTGTTCCTTGTCCGTTCTGTGGGCACATGCAAGTCCTACGCTGGAAGGGGATTAAATGGCCACCTGGCGAACCGGAGAAAGCCGCATACGAATGTGAGTCATGCCAACAGCTGATACCGCATTCACGGAAACGCTGGATGGTGGAGCACGGCGAATGGAGGGCCACGAAGCCTTTCAACGGGCACGCCGGTTTTCATATCTGGGCGGCATACAGCTATTCACCCAATGCCACATGGGCGAAGCTGGCCGAGGAACGCGAGCAGGTCGGAAAGGACCGCCAGAAGCTCCAAACGTTTATCAACACTGTTCTGGGCGAGTCCTGGGAAGATCGAGGATCACAACCCGACTGGACCGTGTTGAAAGCCCGGTGCGAACCCTACCAGCCCATGACCATCCCCCATGGCGGATATGTTCTGACCTGTGGCGTAGACTGTCATAAAAACCGCCTGAATGTGATCATCCGTGCCTGGGGCGAAGCTGAGGAAAGCTGGCTTGTCTATGCCGGAGAGATCTTTGGTGACATCGCCACCGATGCGCCATGGAATGAGCTTGACGCTCTGATCAACCGGCCGTTCCGACATGTGTCTTGTGCCGATCTGCATGTGGTTTACGCAGCTATTGACTCCGGCGACTTCTCGCAAATTGTTTACAATTTCAGCCGCACCCGTGCTCCGCGAGTGTTCCCGGTTAAAGGCCAGTCGCAGGCAAATAAGCCGATATTGGGCCGACCGACCAATCAGGACATCAATTACAATGGCCGGATCATCAAAAACGGTATCCAGCTATGGCCGGTCGGATCAAGTAACGCAAAAACGACGATCTATTCAAGACTTCAACTGACCGAGGGACCTGGGTCTTACCACTGGTACATCGGCGCATCAGACGATTATTTCGAACAGCTCACGGGAGAAAAACAGATTACCACTTATTCAAATGGCTATCCGGTTCAAGTGTGGAAAATGATTCGTGACAATCACTTCCTAGACTGTGAAGTGTATGCTTACGCCGCCGCCATCCGGGCAGGTGTCCAGCGAATTGATTTTAATTCAATCCAGTTGCCACAACGGCAGCCGGAACAGGTTCAGAATTCTCATAATAAAAAACGGCCGGTACCCACGGTTGCGCGGTCTAAATGGATGTCGAGGTGA
- a CDS encoding DNA-primase RepB domain-containing protein, with translation MEVNVNASEAVLSKIKQNPDDTRQHVEMIHTVAERAGATGKIIVASFGQNPTTGIDIPPKIGHFRVGDIDGTMAFIKRIQNDRHRNIYVPLCTMRTNLPAGLKGSEQDIEKTIGFCGDFDDERACEYSDRLPLPPDCVIESSPGRFQTLYLFNRGLSFAEAKPLAQALGKGTGCDFCTKDLSHVWRIPGQLNWPNGKKVKAGRSPEPCLATVHEIWDNTFTDPDEIRNAIGVSHKK, from the coding sequence ATGGAAGTGAATGTCAACGCGTCAGAAGCAGTATTATCAAAAATTAAACAAAATCCCGACGACACCCGCCAACATGTGGAAATGATCCACACCGTCGCCGAACGTGCCGGTGCCACTGGAAAAATTATTGTTGCGTCGTTTGGACAGAATCCCACCACGGGGATAGACATCCCGCCAAAAATCGGCCACTTCCGCGTCGGTGATATCGACGGAACTATGGCATTTATCAAAAGAATTCAAAACGACCGCCATAGAAACATTTACGTCCCCCTGTGCACTATGCGGACTAATCTGCCCGCCGGCTTGAAAGGTTCAGAGCAGGACATCGAAAAAACCATCGGCTTCTGCGGCGATTTCGACGATGAGCGAGCGTGTGAGTATTCCGACCGCCTGCCCCTGCCGCCGGATTGCGTTATAGAATCCTCGCCGGGTCGGTTTCAAACCCTTTACCTTTTTAATAGGGGCCTCTCCTTCGCAGAAGCGAAGCCGCTTGCGCAGGCACTCGGAAAGGGTACCGGCTGCGATTTTTGCACGAAGGATTTGTCTCACGTGTGGAGAATTCCAGGGCAATTGAACTGGCCAAACGGTAAGAAGGTCAAGGCGGGCAGATCACCCGAACCGTGTTTAGCAACCGTTCACGAAATATGGGACAACACATTTACTGATCCGGATGAAATTAGAAACGCCATTGGCGTATCACATAAAAAATGA
- a CDS encoding helix-turn-helix transcriptional regulator, whose amino-acid sequence MSAKRELLTDQQVAEENNLGVQTLRNWRHQGTGPPYHKMGRCVRYDRKDIDAWVASTRVVPS is encoded by the coding sequence ATGTCCGCAAAACGCGAATTACTGACAGACCAGCAGGTCGCCGAAGAAAACAATTTGGGAGTCCAAACACTACGCAACTGGCGGCATCAGGGCACCGGCCCACCATATCACAAAATGGGAAGATGTGTTCGTTATGATCGTAAAGACATCGACGCGTGGGTTGCATCCACGCGGGTGGTGCCCTCATGA
- a CDS encoding tyrosine-type recombinase/integrase, with protein sequence MAKFERFTEVKYPGVYYINGTAVGSGKPDKIFYIRYRKDGRAIEEKVGRASQNNMTFSKASRIRLNRIEGRQSTNTERREAEEAAKQAEEGRYTIAKLWTAYKEAKPNLKGIVTDQNRFDLYLDPAFGKKEPAELVPLDVDRLRLKLLKTKSPATVRNVLELLRRLINYGVNKQLCEGAGFRIEMPKVNNIKTEDLSPDQLKKLLEVIEMDTHKQAGPIMLMALYTGMRRGELFKLEWRDIDFERGFIKIRDPKGVVDQTIPLNDAAAAVLNNHPKMKGSPFVFPGRGGRQRTDINKAVAKIKKAAGLPSSFRALHGLRHVYASMLASSGQVDLYTLQKLMTHKSPLMTQRYAHLRDEALKSASQLAGDIVNNIVTKKKNKTRKIV encoded by the coding sequence ATGGCAAAATTTGAGAGATTTACAGAAGTAAAATATCCCGGCGTATATTATATCAATGGGACGGCAGTTGGGTCTGGAAAGCCGGACAAGATTTTTTATATCCGGTATCGGAAAGACGGAAGGGCCATCGAGGAAAAGGTGGGGCGGGCCAGCCAAAACAACATGACTTTTTCAAAGGCCTCCCGAATCCGGCTGAACCGGATTGAAGGCCGTCAATCGACCAACACAGAACGACGGGAAGCCGAGGAAGCCGCCAAACAGGCCGAGGAAGGCCGATACACCATTGCCAAACTATGGACGGCGTACAAAGAGGCCAAGCCGAATCTGAAAGGCATCGTTACCGACCAGAACCGATTCGACCTATATCTTGATCCTGCCTTCGGGAAGAAGGAACCGGCCGAACTGGTGCCCCTGGATGTTGACCGCCTTCGGTTGAAGCTGTTGAAAACCAAATCGCCGGCAACGGTCAGAAACGTTCTTGAATTGCTCCGGCGCTTAATCAACTATGGTGTGAACAAACAATTATGCGAAGGGGCCGGGTTCAGGATCGAAATGCCAAAGGTTAACAATATCAAAACCGAGGATCTTTCACCCGACCAGTTGAAAAAACTTTTAGAGGTCATTGAAATGGATACCCACAAACAGGCCGGCCCCATAATGCTGATGGCGCTTTATACCGGCATGCGGCGTGGTGAGCTTTTCAAATTGGAATGGCGGGACATTGATTTTGAACGGGGTTTCATCAAAATTCGTGATCCCAAAGGCGTTGTTGACCAAACCATACCGTTGAACGATGCGGCCGCCGCCGTCCTTAATAACCATCCGAAGATGAAGGGATCACCTTTCGTTTTTCCTGGCCGTGGCGGACGACAGCGGACGGACATCAACAAGGCCGTTGCCAAAATCAAAAAAGCGGCGGGCCTGCCCTCTTCTTTTCGGGCACTTCACGGGCTCAGGCATGTTTACGCGTCAATGCTGGCCAGCAGCGGCCAAGTGGACCTTTATACATTGCAAAAATTGATGACCCACAAGAGCCCGTTGATGACACAACGCTATGCCCACCTGCGCGACGAAGCGCTGAAATCGGCTTCACAATTAGCCGGTGATATCGTCAATAATATTGTGACAAAGAAAAAAAATAAAACGAGAAAAATTGTATAA